From the genome of Ziziphus jujuba cultivar Dongzao chromosome 4, ASM3175591v1:
TTGCATGTAGAGTTGACTGCCCAAAAATATTATCCCCACGATCACGTCGTTTATCGTCTGCAATGGGcgtgaataataaaaatatttaattaaaactcgaatactaattaattacatggttaaaaaacaaaactgtgacaatatttatagattttgctctcatcatataataatgttattttgtTATACATCCAAACTTCTTTGATTTTTGGGATGGAGTATTCGAATTCTTGACCTTTGCCAAAGGAATAATGACTTTGCTAATAGGCTCATATCACAGAAAATTTCTATATCCTAACTTAAGAGTATATCGagcaattttaaaatcatatttttgtcCCTTATTATAAACTTTATTAATCAAACAGTATATACACTTAATTACAATTTCTAAGTTTTAAAGACATTGTTAGTGTTTATGTTTGTCTTggcgtacatatatatatattgctgtaATTTCTTTTATAGTTATGAAATGAGAAAATCAAATGTGATTAAGATATTTACAATATGTGAAAGAAAAGTAATTTAACCAAAGTAAAAAAGTGGTAAAGTACGTACCACTCCAAGCTTGTCCTTGATTAACTTGATTTGATCAAGAGAGAAAGCTATGGTAGTTATTATAGTTGGTTGAAATTCAAGTCCTTCATTTCCAGACCTTATTGCTGTTTGGTGATCTTCAATTAAACTGCTCTTCAAGATGCTCCAACTAAAATCTGATACAGTTTCGAAAATCGATGAGAAAAAATGAGGAATATAAGAAAATACACTCCGTTTCTCACGGTTGATCATTGATCTTGAGCTTCTGCGTGaaggaaatgttaaaggaagaGAAGGGTTTTCGGCTCGTTGTAAACAAGAAAGAAGAGCACCCATAAGGGAGTAACCATCGCCAAGTGCATGGTGAAGCTTGAATATGACACTACCAGCTGCCTTGGTAGTTGGATATTTGACAATGTGAATTTCCCATAGAggtttattttgtgaaaatctTTCTTGTGAAATTTTTGATAGGTAGTCATCAAAGTGGTCATCATATGATTCCGGCGAAAGGCTGGATGGAAAAATGGGGGTTTTGACATGGTCTTCAAGCAATACCTCAACTCTCTTCCATCGTTTCTTTCCATTTTGGTCCTCAACCTGCGAATTtatgcaacaaaaaaaataataataataataattataataata
Proteins encoded in this window:
- the LOC107417281 gene encoding wax ester synthase/diacylglycerol acyltransferase 4 isoform X2, giving the protein MKLINIQKNMEFGETGEPVSPNAQYFNSSILSLSILAVLEFEIPINFTDAQIISLISHVFLPINERFSSIMVEDQNGKKRWKRVEVLLEDHVKTPIFPSSLSPESYDDHFDDYLSKISQERFSQNKPLWEIHIVKYPTTKAAGSVIFKLHHALGDGYSLMGALLSCLQRAENPSLPLTFPSRRSSRSMINREKRSVFSYIPHFFSSIFETVSDFSWSILKSSLIEDHQTAIRSGNEGLEFQPTIITTIAFSLDQIKLIKDKLGVTINDVIVGIIFLGSQLYMQEISISQEANNISSGSESHSTALVLLNTRMLGDYKSIKEMTKHKADMPWGNRFTFLHIPIPSLKKLSNPLDFVYYSQKLVARKRNSFDVYLTSMLLDIMKKLGGADYPDTFARQ